The following proteins come from a genomic window of Fusobacterium sp. DD2:
- a CDS encoding helix-turn-helix domain-containing protein — translation MSMSSKGKNNQLLSYPLIVLAASGDVDAINTILKHYEGYIAALSTRQLYDEWGLRRNSR, via the coding sequence ATGTCCATGAGTAGCAAGGGAAAAAACAATCAATTACTTTCCTACCCTCTCATTGTATTGGCTGCAAGTGGTGATGTTGATGCTATTAATACCATTCTTAAACATTATGAAGGGTATATCGCTGCACTATCTACAAGGCAGTTATACGATGAATGGGGACTTAGGAGAAATAGTAGATAA
- a CDS encoding sigma-70 family RNA polymerase sigma factor has translation MKPSNHDQSKRHAFDSFCKKILKNEARDYYDELKRQRKKEKSFSDLSLKEMDQLYTVDKYFVTEQIFNVLGLDVIVTDDFIAGALENLPEQKRDIILLSYFLELSDREIGDKLNMLRSTVQYQRTRTLQMIKTFMEGDVHE, from the coding sequence ATGAAACCTAGTAACCATGATCAAAGTAAAAGGCACGCCTTTGATAGCTTTTGCAAAAAAATCCTAAAGAATGAGGCACGAGATTATTACGATGAATTGAAACGTCAACGTAAAAAGGAAAAAAGCTTTTCAGATTTATCTTTAAAGGAAATGGATCAGCTTTATACAGTAGACAAATACTTTGTTACTGAACAAATTTTCAATGTCTTAGGTCTTGATGTCATTGTTACAGATGATTTTATTGCAGGGGCGTTAGAGAATTTGCCAGAACAGAAACGAGATATTATCCTACTTTCCTATTTCCTTGAACTATCTGACAGAGAAATAGGGGACAAGCTGAATATGTTGCGTTCAACCGTACAGTACCAAAGGACAAGAACTTTGCAAATGATAAAAACTTTTATGGAGGGAGATGTCCATGAGTAG
- a CDS encoding cysteine-rich KTR domain-containing protein, with the protein MALTKKAEWILCPACQNKTRIKVHEDTVLLNFPLFCPKCKHETLINVQQMNMLVIKEPDAKTQSR; encoded by the coding sequence ATGGCTTTGACAAAAAAAGCTGAATGGATACTTTGTCCTGCTTGCCAAAACAAGACTCGGATTAAAGTTCACGAGGACACAGTATTGTTAAATTTCCCATTATTTTGCCCGAAATGTAAACATGAAACTTTAATTAATGTACAACAAATGAATATGTTAGTTATCAAAGAGCCAGACGCAAAGACGCAGAGCCGATAG
- a CDS encoding ABC transporter permease subunit, whose protein sequence is MKAIVFRELKANRKGLFIWMAGMLFMVAIGAAEYGTVVENAVSIIPMMDALPRIVKVIFGMDILPIDTPLGYYVCMYLWYSMVAFAHAIVLGATIIAKEERDRTAEFIYTMPYSRKTIISGKIIAAAINVLCMTIFTFLCIILTLVSQMNGESIMPEILTTMIGMFFAQMLCLALGLFFSSLFNYHRTAMSMAISFFALSFVLATVIEFVGNMEFLNFLTPFRYFFAPYVVTNGISSVYLLLSLFFAAVFVFLTYKLYKKRDIHC, encoded by the coding sequence ATGAAAGCAATTGTTTTCAGAGAGTTAAAAGCAAACCGAAAAGGCCTTTTTATATGGATGGCCGGAATGCTGTTCATGGTGGCGATTGGAGCCGCAGAATACGGAACCGTTGTAGAAAATGCGGTGTCTATTATTCCGATGATGGACGCGCTGCCTCGCATTGTAAAAGTAATATTCGGCATGGATATTCTGCCCATAGATACACCCCTCGGTTACTATGTTTGTATGTACTTATGGTATAGCATGGTGGCTTTTGCTCATGCGATAGTGCTGGGGGCAACCATTATAGCAAAAGAAGAAAGGGACAGGACCGCGGAATTTATATATACAATGCCGTATTCGCGCAAAACCATTATCAGTGGGAAAATCATCGCAGCCGCAATTAATGTTCTATGTATGACAATTTTTACATTTTTGTGTATTATCCTTACATTGGTCTCTCAAATGAACGGCGAGAGTATCATGCCCGAAATTTTGACGACTATGATTGGTATGTTTTTTGCACAAATGTTATGCCTTGCTCTTGGATTGTTTTTTTCGTCTCTGTTCAATTATCACCGCACAGCAATGTCAATGGCGATTTCATTCTTTGCGTTGTCGTTTGTTTTAGCAACAGTTATTGAATTTGTAGGAAATATGGAGTTTTTGAATTTTCTGACCCCATTCCGATATTTCTTTGCTCCATATGTTGTGACAAATGGGATCAGTTCAGTATATCTACTACTAAGCCTATTCTTCGCTGCAGTTTTCGTTTTCCTCACCTATAAGCTATACAAAAAAAGAGATATACATTGCTAA
- a CDS encoding ABC transporter permease subunit, whose amino-acid sequence MCVFRFELKQYKTSIIIWALSLSLAIMFLLPMFSGIMTEDKSSVVSSLQDNPMMDAMGISAENFFSPLGVYAFLSSFLMLAASIHAINLGLSIITKEHMQNTADFLMTKPYSRKQIFLSKMAAGLCAIFIIAIAYCIGGFVAMFIATGGGFDNAIFALLSLVFPLLQVLFLLIGVLIGVIISRVGSTLPLALGAAFGLYVTGLFSNVVNSDIARRFSPFRYFNSNYIMENTQYESSYLILYIVLLVISIVASYMIYMKKDIKMVL is encoded by the coding sequence ATGTGTGTGTTTCGATTTGAATTAAAGCAATACAAAACCTCAATTATTATATGGGCGTTGTCTTTATCATTGGCGATTATGTTTCTTCTTCCAATGTTCAGCGGAATTATGACGGAAGATAAATCGTCAGTCGTGAGTTCGCTTCAAGACAATCCTATGATGGATGCAATGGGGATTAGTGCGGAAAACTTTTTCAGCCCACTCGGAGTGTACGCTTTTTTGAGCAGCTTCCTAATGCTCGCCGCCAGTATTCATGCTATCAATCTCGGTCTGTCGATTATAACCAAAGAGCATATGCAAAATACCGCAGATTTCTTAATGACAAAGCCATATAGCAGGAAGCAGATATTTCTTTCAAAGATGGCAGCGGGTTTATGTGCGATATTCATTATAGCCATTGCATATTGCATTGGTGGATTTGTGGCAATGTTCATCGCAACAGGTGGTGGCTTTGATAATGCTATATTCGCACTTTTATCACTTGTATTTCCTCTTTTGCAAGTTCTTTTTCTACTGATTGGCGTTCTAATCGGCGTAATTATTTCAAGGGTTGGCTCTACATTACCGCTTGCGCTGGGGGCTGCTTTTGGACTTTATGTTACAGGGCTGTTTTCAAATGTCGTCAATAGTGATATTGCAAGACGGTTTTCACCGTTCCGATATTTTAACAGCAACTATATTATGGAAAATACACAATACGAAAGCAGTTACTTGATATTATATATCGTATTGCTTGTAATTTCCATAGTAGCAAGCTATATGATTTACATGAAAAAAGATATAAAGATGGTACTTTAG
- a CDS encoding ABC transporter ATP-binding protein: MTKNVIEIQNLTKQYGKHRGIDNVSFSVEEGEIFGFIGPNGAGKSTTIRTLLALIHPTSGSATIFGKDCIKEAPVIAQDIGYLPSETFFYENMKVQDLLNYAAALYKKDCSKRIEELTFRLNLDVTRKIRDLSFGNKKKVGIVAGLLHSPKLLMLDEPTSGLDPLMQQTFFDILREENQKGVTILFSSHILSEVQKMCNRIAILKDGKVISLENIETMRSNAYKKIILHMPESTELQTLDMEGVSNFEQNGAQVNFLFKGDVNILLDSLRQHQMLDILIEEPSLEEIFMHYYK; this comes from the coding sequence ATGACAAAAAATGTAATTGAAATCCAGAATCTCACAAAGCAATATGGCAAGCATAGAGGAATTGACAATGTTAGTTTTTCTGTTGAGGAAGGGGAAATTTTTGGTTTCATTGGTCCAAACGGTGCAGGGAAATCTACTACCATTCGTACTTTATTAGCTTTGATTCATCCAACATCAGGAAGTGCCACTATTTTCGGAAAGGATTGTATCAAGGAAGCCCCTGTTATTGCGCAGGATATAGGCTACCTACCCTCTGAAACTTTTTTCTATGAAAATATGAAGGTACAGGATTTGCTGAACTATGCGGCGGCATTATACAAAAAAGACTGTTCAAAGAGGATTGAGGAATTAACTTTTCGCCTTAACCTTGATGTCACCCGAAAAATCCGTGACTTATCGTTTGGAAATAAAAAGAAGGTGGGGATTGTTGCAGGGTTACTCCATTCGCCAAAGCTCTTGATGTTAGATGAACCGACAAGTGGTCTTGACCCTTTGATGCAACAGACATTCTTTGATATTCTACGCGAGGAAAATCAAAAGGGAGTAACCATATTGTTTTCTTCCCACATCTTGAGTGAAGTTCAAAAAATGTGTAATAGAATTGCAATTCTCAAAGATGGGAAAGTAATTAGTCTTGAGAACATTGAAACTATGCGCTCCAATGCCTACAAAAAAATAATTCTTCATATGCCTGAATCAACTGAACTTCAGACGCTTGATATGGAGGGAGTGAGCAATTTTGAACAAAATGGGGCGCAAGTCAACTTTTTATTCAAAGGCGATGTAAACATTCTTCTTGACAGTCTCCGACAACATCAGATGCTTGACATTCTGATAGAAGAACCGTCACTCGAAGAGATATTCATGCACTACTACAAATAA
- a CDS encoding TetR/AcrR family transcriptional regulator, which translates to MENFLNLPMEKQNLIIDAALKTFAKHGYKKTSISDIASTAVISKAMVFHYFGTKKELYLYLVNTCVDSISTEVVEKFDDSITDLFDRILHTSKLELTLMEKHPNIPSFIQSAYFENDDEVKEEIRTIFCKDDGKTIGKKITFDGADFSKFKDDIDPKLVMNMIDWIAEGYMSKISDVEETDYDELYRVFEECLQLFKRNFYK; encoded by the coding sequence TTGGAAAATTTTTTGAATTTACCTATGGAAAAGCAAAATTTAATTATTGATGCCGCATTAAAAACATTTGCAAAGCATGGATATAAAAAAACATCTATAAGTGATATAGCCAGTACTGCAGTAATTTCCAAAGCTATGGTATTCCATTATTTTGGAACAAAGAAAGAGCTATACCTATACTTGGTAAATACCTGTGTCGACAGTATTAGCACTGAAGTTGTCGAAAAATTTGATGACAGTATTACAGATTTATTTGATAGGATTTTGCATACTAGCAAGCTTGAGCTTACTTTGATGGAAAAACATCCTAATATTCCTTCGTTTATTCAGAGTGCATATTTTGAAAATGATGATGAAGTTAAGGAAGAGATAAGAACTATTTTTTGCAAAGATGATGGCAAAACTATCGGAAAAAAAATAACTTTTGATGGCGCAGATTTTTCAAAATTTAAAGATGATATTGACCCAAAGCTTGTCATGAACATGATTGACTGGATTGCTGAGGGATACATGAGCAAAATTTCAGACGTGGAAGAGACTGATTATGATGAATTATATAGAGTGTTTGAAGAATGTCTGCAACTCTTTAAAAGGAATTTTTATAAGTGA